In Methanomicrobiales archaeon, one DNA window encodes the following:
- a CDS encoding metal-dependent hydrolase, with protein MFVEHLVYSIAIAILAGMLYHRYTARDPSWIIVISAFAPDIDLIAHTALRSLGFTVLFHGNRIAHGDFHNIAVMALYAIVIAFLLHPLGVRFLDALIFAAIGFAAHLFADALVYTRGYAIFWPFSDAVWGIGILPETRDWFGLASQETLIVGILAVLAAVLLRTAVAGPCWWTDVQPLRALRHVLNGNPPP; from the coding sequence ATGTTCGTCGAACACCTGGTCTACTCCATCGCCATCGCCATCCTGGCCGGCATGCTCTACCATCGGTATACCGCCCGGGATCCCTCCTGGATCATCGTGATCAGCGCCTTTGCCCCTGATATCGACCTGATCGCGCACACCGCGCTGCGGTCCCTGGGATTCACCGTCCTGTTCCACGGCAACCGCATCGCGCATGGCGACTTCCACAACATCGCGGTGATGGCACTGTATGCAATCGTCATCGCTTTCCTCCTCCACCCGCTGGGCGTACGGTTTCTGGACGCCCTCATCTTCGCTGCCATCGGATTTGCCGCACACCTCTTCGCGGATGCCCTGGTCTACACCCGGGGATATGCCATCTTCTGGCCTTTCTCGGATGCCGTCTGGGGCATCGGCATCCTGCCCGAGACACGGGACTGGTTCGGCCTGGCCAGCCAGGAGACGCTGATCGTCGGAATTCTGGCCGTTCTGGCCGCCGTTCTGCTGCGCACGGCAGTCGCCGGCCCCTGCTGGTGGACAGATGTCCAGCCTCTGCGGGCCCTGCGGCATGTACTG